The following are from one region of the Endozoicomonas sp. 4G genome:
- a CDS encoding HNH endonuclease, whose product MLYGLQEQGSQGVWPEGSESEAGRRKQSGVERGSYIEPEKGYRMIRNPSHPRARQNGYVLEHIPVAEKILGRSLTAEEEVHHINRDRADNRPENLKVYASHLEHWMDEHYTDVANARDAANYSKNTKDSGHL is encoded by the coding sequence TTGCTCTACGGCTTGCAGGAACAAGGTTCACAAGGCGTTTGGCCCGAGGGGTCCGAATCCGAAGCTGGCAGGAGAAAACAATCCGGCGTGGAGCGGGGGAGCTATATCGAGCCGGAGAAAGGGTATCGGATGATACGGAATCCGAGCCATCCGCGAGCGCGACAGAATGGGTATGTTCTGGAGCACATTCCGGTAGCCGAGAAGATACTTGGCCGATCGTTGACGGCGGAGGAGGAGGTCCATCACATCAACCGGGATCGGGCGGACAACAGGCCGGAGAACCTGAAGGTCTACGCGAGTCATCTGGAGCACTGGATGGACGAGCATTACACGGACGTGGCCAATGCCCGCGATGCGGCAAATTACTCAAAGAATACGAAGGATTCGGGACATCTCTAA
- a CDS encoding site-specific DNA-methyltransferase, whose amino-acid sequence MREIDPKQTNNNAYAGRMDGSLQGGSKAVGETTLGRFPANLIHDGSPEVVALFPQTESGTLNQGSITSENRIYGKRGGYDNPTLYQGNQGSAARFFYCAKANKSDRDTDNTHPTVKPVELMRYLVRLVTPPRGVTLDPFMGSGSTGVAAVLEEARFIGIDYEPSYFEIASRRIDDAQRQQTLDLDPPDPRAQTPQ is encoded by the coding sequence TTGCGCGAGATCGACCCGAAACAGACGAACAACAACGCCTATGCCGGGCGCATGGACGGATCGCTTCAAGGGGGATCGAAAGCCGTTGGCGAGACGACTCTTGGCCGGTTCCCCGCGAACCTCATTCACGACGGCTCGCCCGAGGTGGTCGCGCTGTTTCCGCAAACGGAATCGGGCACACTGAATCAAGGATCGATCACGTCGGAAAACCGGATCTACGGCAAGCGCGGAGGGTACGACAACCCGACGCTGTATCAAGGCAACCAAGGCAGCGCCGCCCGCTTCTTCTACTGCGCCAAAGCCAACAAGTCCGACCGCGACACCGACAACACGCACCCGACCGTAAAACCCGTCGAGCTGATGCGCTATCTGGTGCGCTTGGTTACCCCGCCACGCGGCGTCACGCTGGACCCCTTTATGGGCTCAGGTTCTACCGGAGTCGCCGCCGTCCTCGAAGAGGCCCGGTTCATCGGCATCGACTACGAACCAAGCTATTTCGAGATCGCCAGCCGCCGCATCGACGACGCCCAACGCCAGCAGACCCTAGACCTGGATCCGCCCGACCCGCGCGCCCAAACCCCTCAATAA
- a CDS encoding Rha family transcriptional regulator produces MAKQSVTHHEIAGVIEIHRNKPMVSSLKIAELFERPHKNVLAAIRRELADDISRLKLEPRDYIDARGKSQPVFWLDERQALVVMPFLGGKKSREGQRKLVDAYLYYRDAFKNPPRADLVRGKRDASRVLTDSIIDMRSEHGKDTTAVHYMSEQKLCNWAVNGAFKALDESSLSNEDLELLRLVRERNAALIAAEIDYPERKARLAQYAIRQRTKLIATAPGDQAL; encoded by the coding sequence ATGGCTAAGCAAAGTGTAACCCATCACGAGATCGCGGGCGTGATCGAGATCCATCGCAACAAGCCGATGGTGTCGAGCCTGAAGATTGCGGAGTTGTTTGAGCGTCCGCATAAAAACGTTCTCGCAGCCATCCGCCGCGAGCTCGCCGACGATATTTCGCGGCTTAAACTTGAGCCGCGAGACTACATAGATGCCCGCGGAAAGTCGCAGCCCGTGTTTTGGCTTGACGAGCGTCAAGCGCTTGTCGTGATGCCGTTCCTAGGAGGCAAGAAATCCCGCGAAGGCCAGCGCAAGCTTGTCGACGCCTACCTCTACTACCGCGACGCCTTCAAGAACCCGCCCCGCGCCGACCTGGTCCGGGGCAAGCGCGACGCCAGCCGAGTGCTGACCGACTCCATCATCGACATGCGTTCCGAGCACGGCAAAGACACGACCGCCGTGCACTACATGAGCGAGCAGAAGCTGTGCAACTGGGCCGTGAACGGCGCCTTCAAAGCACTGGACGAATCGAGCCTCAGCAACGAAGACCTTGAGCTGCTGCGCCTGGTGCGCGAACGCAACGCCGCGCTGATCGCCGCCGAAATCGACTACCCCGAGCGCAAGGCCCGCCTCGCGCAATACGCCATCCGCCAGCGCACCAAGCTGATCGCCACCGCACCAGGAGACCAAGCCCTATGA
- a CDS encoding head maturation protease, ClpP-related: MQDWWTGEKTGLAARDFSATLAALDVGEIELHINSRGGSVPDGIQIYNELRRHKARVTVVIDGQAASIASIVAMAGDEVVMPSNTTLWIHDPMAFLDIWGYSNADELRAAATKTLNLADDLDTTRDILVNTYLTRANDTLTRDELIAMMARETTITAEQAIAWGLADRIEEPLKQAACHDMRPMRERARDAVQARADAIAAEPEEQDTADVPETPAPAPEPEPEPEPVPALDPDAVVIPATVTAADLPALNTALAARGVTLHAAQTAMDPRTLVDLCQTEGFLALVPGLLASRATETEVRSQIAQAARLRDRMQAAGLAAHFDATLNSLRTDPVDAICLAYSYRMVEGESAIRSDHGALNGTPSKPPPTSYRSRPRVRRHRGNSHDHDH, translated from the coding sequence ATTCAGGACTGGTGGACCGGTGAGAAAACCGGTCTTGCCGCGCGCGACTTCTCCGCGACCCTGGCAGCGCTGGACGTCGGCGAGATCGAGCTGCACATCAACTCGCGCGGGGGCTCGGTCCCGGACGGGATCCAGATCTACAACGAGCTGCGTCGGCACAAGGCGCGCGTGACCGTCGTCATCGACGGACAGGCCGCCTCGATCGCGTCCATCGTCGCGATGGCCGGCGACGAGGTCGTGATGCCCTCGAACACGACGCTCTGGATCCATGACCCGATGGCGTTCCTCGACATCTGGGGCTACTCCAACGCCGACGAGCTGCGCGCCGCGGCGACCAAGACCCTCAACCTCGCCGACGATCTCGACACCACGCGCGACATCCTGGTCAACACCTACCTGACCCGCGCCAACGACACCCTCACCCGCGACGAGCTGATTGCGATGATGGCCCGCGAGACCACCATCACTGCCGAGCAAGCAATCGCGTGGGGCCTCGCCGACCGGATCGAGGAGCCGCTCAAGCAGGCCGCGTGTCACGACATGCGCCCGATGCGCGAGCGTGCCCGCGACGCCGTCCAGGCCCGCGCCGATGCGATCGCCGCCGAACCCGAAGAGCAGGACACCGCCGATGTTCCCGAGACACCCGCCCCCGCGCCGGAGCCGGAGCCGGAGCCCGAGCCCGTACCGGCCCTTGATCCCGATGCCGTCGTTATCCCCGCGACCGTCACCGCCGCGGATCTGCCGGCCCTGAACACCGCCCTTGCCGCGCGCGGCGTGACGCTCCACGCCGCCCAGACCGCGATGGATCCGCGCACCCTGGTCGACCTGTGCCAGACCGAGGGCTTCCTCGCCCTGGTCCCCGGCCTGTTGGCGTCCAGGGCCACCGAGACGGAAGTCCGCTCCCAGATCGCCCAAGCCGCCCGGCTGCGCGACCGCATGCAGGCCGCCGGGCTCGCCGCGCACTTCGATGCCACCCTGAACAGCCTGCGCACCGACCCCGTCGACGCCATCTGCCTCGCCTACTCCTACCGCATGGTGGAGGGCGAGAGCGCGATCCGCTCCGACCACGGCGCGCTCAACGGCACCCCGAGCAAGCCGCCCCCAACGTCCTATCGATCCAGGCCGCGCGTAAGGCGGCACAGAGGAAACAGCCATGACCATGATCACTGA
- a CDS encoding head decoration protein, which translates to MTMITEGPRAGDYLLSESNGAQSRESAVIAAGADLVAGTVLGQLTKSVVALTAAASGNTGADTGLASVTVTLGAQALPGRYVLECTAAVVVDPATPAQWSITAPNGLALQSAASGVAYAGSHLNLTLGVGTTPWAAGDLLYVDVSGTGQYIQHNPDAVTGAEIAVAVLYESVDAAEAIADGVITARLAEVDDAALTWHTGITDAEKAAAVASLAARHIIVR; encoded by the coding sequence ATGACCATGATCACTGAAGGCCCCCGCGCAGGCGACTACCTGCTCTCCGAATCCAACGGCGCGCAGTCGCGCGAGTCCGCCGTCATCGCCGCCGGGGCCGACCTGGTCGCCGGCACCGTGCTCGGCCAGCTCACCAAGAGCGTGGTGGCCCTGACGGCCGCCGCATCCGGCAACACGGGCGCCGATACCGGGCTCGCCTCGGTCACGGTCACGCTCGGCGCCCAAGCGCTGCCGGGCCGCTACGTCCTCGAATGCACGGCGGCCGTCGTTGTCGACCCGGCGACCCCGGCGCAGTGGTCGATCACCGCCCCCAACGGTCTTGCCCTGCAGTCCGCCGCGAGCGGAGTCGCTTACGCCGGGTCGCACCTCAACCTCACCCTCGGCGTCGGGACCACGCCCTGGGCCGCGGGCGATCTGTTGTATGTGGATGTCTCCGGCACCGGCCAGTACATCCAGCACAACCCAGACGCCGTGACCGGTGCGGAGATCGCCGTCGCCGTGCTCTACGAGAGCGTCGATGCCGCAGAGGCCATCGCCGACGGCGTGATCACCGCCCGCCTCGCCGAGGTCGACGACGCCGCCCTGACCTGGCACACCGGCATCACCGACGCCGAGAAAGCCGCCGCCGTTGCCTCCCTGGCAGCTCGTCACATCATCGTCCGCTGA
- a CDS encoding major capsid protein: MPTLDIFNSDAFSVSSLTASINHVTEGQAVPSVVDALFLQGERGISTTTAWVERKGDSLQLVPAAPRGADADPVNKSTRDGQTFTAIHLPTRGGINADQVQNVRAFGSETEEEVVERMVQDELDRMRRNLSATITYHRMGAIKGLVLDATGSTLLDIHDAFNVSQQSQSMELDQAGTDIRALIIKAKRLSEKAVAGSMVNGFVALCGETFFDLLVNHGDTKEAFDRYMDGEMLRNDPRSGFSFGGVVWRELYGKVGNTEFIDDEHAYLIPLGVPDLFITRWAPADYMETVNTLGIPYYAKQELRRMGKGVDLEAQSNPINLCTRPRAVIKLTHT; this comes from the coding sequence ATGCCCACTCTCGATATTTTCAACAGCGACGCCTTCAGCGTCTCCAGCCTGACTGCCTCGATCAACCATGTGACCGAAGGCCAGGCCGTCCCGTCCGTGGTCGACGCTTTGTTCCTGCAAGGCGAGCGCGGCATCAGCACGACGACCGCCTGGGTCGAGCGCAAAGGCGACAGCCTGCAGTTGGTCCCGGCCGCCCCTCGCGGCGCCGACGCCGACCCGGTCAACAAAAGCACCCGCGACGGCCAGACCTTCACCGCGATCCACCTGCCCACCCGTGGCGGCATCAACGCCGACCAGGTGCAGAATGTCCGCGCGTTCGGCTCCGAGACCGAGGAAGAGGTGGTCGAGCGCATGGTGCAGGACGAGCTCGACCGCATGCGTCGCAACCTCTCCGCCACCATCACCTACCACCGCATGGGCGCGATCAAGGGTCTCGTCCTGGACGCGACCGGGTCGACCCTGCTCGACATCCACGATGCGTTCAACGTCTCCCAGCAGTCCCAGTCGATGGAGCTCGACCAGGCCGGCACCGACATCCGCGCCCTGATCATCAAAGCCAAGCGCTTGTCCGAGAAGGCGGTCGCCGGCTCTATGGTCAACGGATTCGTCGCCCTGTGCGGCGAGACCTTCTTCGACCTGCTGGTGAACCACGGCGACACCAAGGAAGCGTTCGATCGCTACATGGACGGCGAAATGCTCCGCAACGATCCGCGCTCCGGATTCAGCTTCGGCGGCGTGGTCTGGCGCGAGCTCTACGGCAAGGTCGGCAACACCGAGTTTATCGACGACGAGCACGCCTACCTGATCCCGTTGGGCGTCCCGGACCTGTTCATCACCCGCTGGGCACCGGCCGACTACATGGAGACCGTCAACACCCTCGGCATCCCCTACTACGCCAAGCAGGAGCTGCGGCGCATGGGCAAGGGCGTGGACCTCGAAGCGCAGTCCAACCCCATCAACCTCTGCACCCGCCCGCGCGCCGTCATCAAGCTCACCCACACCTGA
- a CDS encoding four helix bundle protein, translating to MGLPACGHVPDFGRELEHRGERGGLGVELRRCPGQLVCPRWGPGRLLLWLARAIAMGLHSEANLNQRFIETARQVNLYLNHFPKHEKYALAQQIRNALYDVYALIVEAQKRYHKKTTLTNLDIRHEQLRMFVNLAHSLGYFQFRDGQPSAESPEAQAIHRHLVLSRMIDELGRMIGGWLRLESGGKEQ from the coding sequence TTGGGATTACCGGCCTGCGGCCATGTGCCCGATTTCGGGCGGGAGCTGGAACACCGGGGCGAGCGCGGGGGTCTGGGCGTTGAATTGCGGCGCTGTCCGGGGCAGCTCGTCTGTCCGCGTTGGGGGCCGGGCCGCCTGTTACTTTGGCTGGCCCGAGCGATAGCGATGGGCCTTCACTCCGAAGCCAACCTGAATCAGCGGTTCATCGAGACCGCGCGTCAGGTCAATTTGTATTTGAATCATTTTCCGAAGCATGAAAAGTACGCGCTCGCACAGCAGATCCGGAATGCGCTGTACGACGTGTATGCGCTGATCGTCGAAGCGCAAAAGCGCTATCACAAGAAAACCACGCTAACCAACCTCGACATTCGCCACGAGCAGCTGCGGATGTTCGTTAATCTCGCGCACAGTCTCGGCTATTTTCAGTTCCGCGACGGTCAGCCGTCCGCCGAGTCGCCGGAGGCGCAGGCTATCCACAGACACCTGGTCTTGAGTCGAATGATCGACGAGCTTGGGCGGATGATCGGTGGGTGGCTGAGGCTGGAATCAGGAGGCAAAGAGCAGTGA
- a CDS encoding RNA-directed DNA polymerase gives MKRIGHLFEAAFTPESIYAGYAAASRGKHHTRACFEFERRLAYHLDMLREELTSGRYRPRPYFRFVVKEPKERVIYAPAFRDLVVQHAIYRVILPIFDPTFIAASFACRVGYGTHRAADYAQQALKASPRDSYTLKLDARKFFYSIDRAVLRTLIERKIKDRRFIGVMMQFADYGSPVGIPIGNLLSQIYALIYLNPVDHFVKRELGVKRYCRYVDDLMLFGLTREQCVEYRERIAAFMRDRLGLELSRTTIATVQRGVNFVGYRTWARKRFVRKHSLYTLRRSVARGKLDSVVSVLGHARRTHSLRHMIATVRRRTPAMYRALPPAYRRMTCT, from the coding sequence ATGAAGCGCATCGGTCATTTGTTCGAGGCTGCGTTTACGCCGGAAAGCATTTATGCGGGGTATGCGGCTGCCTCTCGCGGCAAGCATCACACCCGCGCCTGTTTCGAGTTCGAGCGGAGGCTTGCGTATCACCTCGACATGCTGCGCGAGGAGCTGACCAGCGGGCGCTATCGGCCCCGGCCCTACTTCCGATTCGTCGTCAAAGAGCCGAAAGAGCGCGTGATCTACGCCCCGGCTTTTCGTGATCTCGTGGTGCAGCACGCCATCTATCGCGTCATCCTGCCCATCTTCGATCCGACCTTTATCGCCGCGTCGTTTGCCTGCCGGGTGGGCTACGGCACGCACCGCGCCGCCGATTATGCGCAGCAGGCACTCAAGGCCAGTCCGCGCGACAGCTACACGCTCAAGCTCGACGCACGAAAATTCTTCTACAGCATCGATCGCGCGGTACTGCGCACGCTGATCGAGCGCAAGATCAAAGACCGCCGCTTTATCGGCGTGATGATGCAGTTTGCGGATTACGGGTCGCCTGTCGGCATCCCGATCGGCAACCTCCTCAGCCAGATTTACGCGCTGATCTATCTCAATCCCGTGGATCATTTCGTCAAGCGCGAGCTCGGCGTGAAGCGCTATTGCCGCTATGTCGATGATCTCATGCTGTTCGGCCTGACCCGCGAGCAGTGCGTGGAGTATCGCGAGCGCATTGCCGCGTTCATGCGCGACCGGCTTGGGCTGGAGCTTTCGCGCACCACGATCGCGACCGTACAGCGCGGCGTCAACTTCGTCGGATACCGTACCTGGGCGCGCAAGCGATTCGTTCGCAAGCACAGCCTTTATACGCTGCGCCGATCCGTTGCGCGTGGAAAGCTCGACTCCGTCGTCTCGGTGCTCGGGCACGCCAGGCGCACGCACAGTCTGCGACACATGATTGCGACGGTCAGACGCCGAACCCCGGCGATGTACCGGGCGCTCCCGCCGGCATATAGGAGGATGACATGTACATGA
- the nrdD gene encoding anaerobic ribonucleoside-triphosphate reductase: protein MRVLLPGLTDSERTRCEIWTRVMGYHRPVSAFNAGKRAEHDERRYFKEQQP from the coding sequence GTGCGCGTATTACTCCCCGGACTCACGGACAGCGAGCGCACCCGCTGCGAGATCTGGACCCGCGTCATGGGCTACCACCGTCCCGTGTCGGCCTTCAACGCAGGTAAGCGGGCCGAGCACGACGAGCGGCGTTACTTCAAGGAGCAACAGCCATGA
- a CDS encoding phage tail tape measure protein, with amino-acid sequence MADLQSTIEIVIGAIDETAAGFAAAIDNVNNMAGSIEDATQPMADLTAGILAADAAMLALGVTMLKWSTDEAAKFQTATSEINTLIGLSPELMGEFTDDILAYGSTSTQTFEQINGAVYNAISAGVAYGDALDVVRQAELMAVAGKSELNEAMTLLVPTLNAYGESTEEAGRYSDVFFKTVALGVTTIPELSSSMGQLAPTAAAVGVPIETLGAALATLTFNGIGTSEAATGLKAALSNIIVPSKGASDAAAELGVAFGVSALETKGLEGLLQDLYTATGGNVDQMARFFGSTEALNAVLALTSNSSEVFTRNLEAMDGAAGSTDAAYKIMADTFENVNKVLGNAVDVILIKIGSELLPEMTNLSKGLTDVFNGIGEGIDQGSFDVPLEIVEGFIADLAAMLATAAENLPEALALVDWSGFEDAMEGVNEALSGLFDGVDLTTPEGLAEAIQLAVDAFTGMINVTSGVMEGLQPLFDTIGWLVQSFADLDPEVQSAIGYFLGLSTTANIVAGTVGSLSGALGAAGAAKGLVGSFAALGPVIAGASVALAGFEVGKYIAEVTGLDEALEEWLLGLKDIPPLIGASDDAVARSEATLKSLGSEIGLTNLTMEEFNDLVNSGKLVWDETTGKWIEAESAAKDLGASFDEIGVDGLVAEFNLLNPALQLTADGTVEASDATDALSTTTRGLISVFDAATGKWIDIADAADKGADSVHDGGEELKAAAEKAELMTRASADFILGWEKIQSAERVAIFEARADIAVAQIEADASRTIAAFDAMSSSFQNTGDVLTELFGIWAGLDSGFDKNKIAEWIEREYKIREDLAKSQIALVEAEIRRMEAQTALLEKGGVEIKISSDGLEPALEAFMFSVVDKVRVQIAGSYEDFLLGCGS; translated from the coding sequence ATGGCTGACCTGCAAAGCACAATCGAGATCGTCATCGGCGCGATCGACGAGACCGCCGCCGGGTTCGCGGCGGCGATCGACAATGTCAACAACATGGCGGGCTCGATCGAGGATGCCACCCAGCCGATGGCTGACCTCACCGCGGGCATCCTCGCCGCAGATGCCGCGATGCTTGCGCTCGGCGTGACGATGCTCAAATGGAGCACCGACGAGGCTGCCAAGTTTCAGACCGCGACCTCCGAGATCAATACCCTCATCGGCCTGTCCCCCGAGCTGATGGGGGAGTTCACCGACGACATCCTTGCCTACGGGTCCACGTCTACCCAGACGTTCGAGCAGATCAATGGCGCCGTCTACAACGCCATTTCGGCGGGCGTCGCCTACGGGGACGCCCTTGACGTCGTACGCCAAGCCGAGCTGATGGCGGTGGCGGGCAAGTCCGAGCTTAACGAGGCCATGACACTTCTGGTCCCGACGCTCAATGCCTACGGGGAGAGCACCGAGGAGGCCGGGCGTTACTCCGACGTGTTTTTCAAGACCGTCGCGCTCGGTGTCACGACAATCCCCGAGCTGTCTTCCTCCATGGGCCAGCTCGCGCCGACTGCCGCGGCCGTGGGCGTGCCGATCGAGACCCTTGGCGCCGCACTCGCTACGCTGACGTTCAACGGCATCGGCACCAGTGAGGCGGCGACCGGGCTTAAAGCTGCGCTCTCCAACATCATTGTCCCGTCGAAAGGGGCCTCGGATGCGGCAGCGGAGCTAGGCGTTGCGTTCGGTGTCTCGGCGTTGGAGACGAAAGGGCTGGAGGGTCTGCTCCAAGACCTCTACACCGCGACCGGCGGCAATGTCGATCAGATGGCGCGGTTCTTCGGCTCCACCGAGGCGCTGAACGCGGTCTTGGCGCTCACGTCCAACTCCTCCGAAGTTTTCACGCGCAACCTCGAAGCGATGGACGGCGCGGCGGGGTCGACCGATGCGGCCTACAAGATCATGGCCGACACGTTCGAAAACGTGAATAAGGTGCTTGGCAACGCCGTCGACGTGATCCTGATCAAGATCGGGTCCGAGCTGCTGCCCGAGATGACCAACCTGTCAAAAGGGTTGACCGATGTATTCAACGGCATCGGCGAAGGCATTGATCAGGGATCATTTGACGTCCCGCTCGAGATCGTAGAAGGCTTTATTGCCGACCTCGCGGCGATGCTCGCAACCGCCGCGGAAAACCTTCCCGAAGCACTCGCCCTGGTTGACTGGTCCGGGTTCGAGGACGCGATGGAAGGCGTCAACGAAGCACTGTCCGGCCTGTTCGACGGTGTCGATCTGACGACGCCCGAGGGGCTGGCCGAGGCGATTCAACTCGCCGTTGATGCGTTCACCGGGATGATTAACGTCACGTCGGGCGTGATGGAAGGGCTCCAGCCGCTGTTCGATACCATCGGATGGCTAGTGCAGTCGTTTGCCGATCTAGATCCGGAAGTGCAATCAGCCATCGGCTATTTCCTGGGCCTGTCGACGACGGCCAACATCGTTGCCGGCACCGTCGGCTCGCTGTCCGGCGCTCTCGGCGCGGCAGGCGCAGCCAAAGGACTGGTCGGTTCATTCGCCGCGTTGGGGCCGGTGATTGCGGGCGCATCCGTCGCGCTTGCCGGATTCGAAGTCGGCAAATACATCGCAGAAGTTACCGGACTCGACGAGGCTCTCGAGGAATGGTTGCTCGGGCTTAAGGATATTCCGCCGCTCATCGGCGCATCGGATGACGCCGTCGCCCGGTCCGAGGCGACGCTGAAGAGCCTGGGGTCCGAGATCGGCCTGACCAATCTCACGATGGAGGAGTTCAACGACCTCGTCAATTCAGGGAAGCTTGTTTGGGACGAGACTACAGGCAAATGGATTGAGGCCGAGAGCGCAGCAAAAGATCTTGGTGCATCGTTCGACGAGATCGGCGTGGACGGGCTCGTCGCCGAGTTCAACCTGCTCAACCCGGCCCTGCAGCTCACGGCAGACGGCACCGTCGAGGCATCCGATGCAACGGACGCATTGTCGACCACGACGCGCGGTCTGATCTCGGTGTTCGACGCCGCAACCGGCAAATGGATCGACATCGCCGACGCTGCGGATAAAGGCGCGGATAGCGTCCACGACGGCGGCGAAGAGCTCAAAGCCGCAGCCGAAAAAGCCGAGCTGATGACCCGCGCGAGCGCGGATTTCATTCTCGGATGGGAAAAGATCCAATCCGCCGAACGCGTCGCCATCTTCGAGGCGCGGGCGGATATCGCAGTCGCGCAGATCGAGGCCGACGCCAGCCGCACCATCGCCGCATTCGATGCGATGTCGTCATCATTCCAGAATACCGGCGACGTGCTCACCGAGCTTTTCGGCATCTGGGCGGGGCTGGATAGCGGGTTCGACAAGAACAAAATCGCCGAGTGGATTGAGCGCGAGTACAAGATCCGCGAAGACCTCGCCAAGTCGCAGATCGCCCTCGTCGAAGCGGAAATCCGCCGAATGGAAGCCCAAACCGCCCTGCTCGAAAAAGGCGGCGTGGAAATCAAAATAAGCTCGGACGGCCTGGAGCCGGCCCTGGAGGCGTTTATGTTCTCGGTGGTGGACAAGGTCCGCGTCCAGATCGCCGGCAGCTACGAGGACTTCCTGCTCGGGTGCGGCTCATGA